GACGGTGCGTGGTGCCCAGAGGACGGCAAACACGGAAGTGATGGCGAGCAGGATGGCGGTGGTCTTGCCCGTGGAGTAGCCGCGCAGGCGGAAGCAGCTGCGACGGCGCTGGAGCTTCCTGACGATCATTGCATTGAGGGAGAAGAAGACGGAGCAGGGGAGGAGATAGACAGTCGCACAGTGCACCCAGACTAGCACATGCTGCGCAGCACTACTACTACTCCCCCTTCCTCCACTTCCTGTACCACCTACAGGTAAACCATGCCACAGCTCAGGCCACCAGTAGTAAGGCGCCGCAGACACCAAACACCCCATATAGACGCACATGATGACCCGCCGTGTGCGGGCCGGGTAGGAAACGCTATGATACTTCAACGGGTGACAGACTGCAATATAACGGTCAACGGTCAAGGGGACCGTGATCCAGAtggaggtgtggatggaggagaaCTCCAGGACCTGGACTGCCTTGttgagggaggggggaaggggcGCGCCCAAGATGAAGTCCTCCAATATGAAGTCGACGAAGACGATGAGCAGGAGGACCAGGATGTCAGCGGCGGCGAGCGCCAGAAGGTAGTTATAGGAGGACTTCTGACGCCGTAACACCAGCTGGGAGAGGATGATGACAGTGAGTATGTTGGCTggatgagggggagggggaaggttATGAGGGTGACACAAGGGAATAGGTTTGGGAGATGAAGGGGGGGAAGGCACAGATGGGTGGTTTATGGAGGgaatgaaaggagagaagaggagaggaggagagtggccGAGAAATTGAATAGGTGAGAGTTGAGAAAggaagac
This Salvelinus sp. IW2-2015 unplaced genomic scaffold, ASM291031v2 Un_scaffold1856, whole genome shotgun sequence DNA region includes the following protein-coding sequences:
- the gpr139 gene encoding probable G-protein coupled receptor 139, whose protein sequence is MYAXDAAPWSNPSIDEPNILTVIILSQLVLRRQKSSYNYLLALAAADILVLLLIVFVDFILEDFILGAPLPPSLNKAVQVLEFSSIHTSIWITVPLTVDRYIAVCHPLKYHSVSYPARTRRVIMCVYMGCLVSAAPYYWWPELWHGLPVGGTGSGGRGSSSSAAQHVLVWVHCATVYLLPCSVFFSLNAMIVRKLQRRRSCFRLRGYSTGKTTAILLAITSVFAVLWAPRTVVILYHLYTAPPASPGPARLLHLLTDVANMLALLNTGVNFFLYCFISKRFRTMAATVLRTLFRCRKQPPPFYAGHNFSITSSPWISPANSHCIKMLVYQYDKNGKPICISS